One part of the Glycine soja cultivar W05 chromosome 11, ASM419377v2, whole genome shotgun sequence genome encodes these proteins:
- the LOC114374706 gene encoding uncharacterized protein LOC114374706 isoform X2 — MHIQQLEFGKNEEENKWPPGLGHFSKQAFFVQCTDFYKSECNMYCLDCMNGALYSACLACHKEHKAIQGVELQGASKHFMAFGGGMRFCVGTDFTKVQMAMFIHSLVTKYRWRPIKGGNILRTPGLQFPNGFHVQIMEKDQRKQQEPEYTITTKTPQERLIYGRNLGLTFSRNTRQ; from the exons ATG CATATTCAACAATTGGAATTTggaaagaatgaagaagaaaacaagtGGCCACCTGGCTTAGGCCATTTCTCCAAACAAGCCTTTTTTGTTCAATGCACAGATTTCTACAAAAGTGAATGCAACATGTATTGCTTGGATTGTATGAATGGAGCCCTTTATTCAGCCTGTCTTGCTTGTCACAAAGAACACAAAGCTATTCAG GGAGTGGAACTACAAGGTGCCAGCAAACATTTCATGGCTTTCGGTGGAGGCATGAGATTTTGTGTTGGAACGGACTTCACTAAGGTTCAGATGGCTATGTTTATTCATAGCTTGGTAACCAAGTACAG gTGGCGACCCATCAAAGGAGGAAACATCCTTCGAACTCCGGGTTTACAGTTTCCAAATGGCTTTCACGTCCAGATCATGGAAAAAGATCAAAGGAAACAGCAGGAACCAGAATATACCATTACAACCAAAACTCCGCAAGAGAGACTCATATATGGTAGAAATTTAGGTTTGACATTTTCAAGGAACACAAGGCAATGA
- the LOC114374706 gene encoding uncharacterized protein LOC114374706 isoform X1 gives MIGEFTLQHIQQLEFGKNEEENKWPPGLGHFSKQAFFVQCTDFYKSECNMYCLDCMNGALYSACLACHKEHKAIQGVELQGASKHFMAFGGGMRFCVGTDFTKVQMAMFIHSLVTKYRWRPIKGGNILRTPGLQFPNGFHVQIMEKDQRKQQEPEYTITTKTPQERLIYGRNLGLTFSRNTRQ, from the exons ATGATTGGAGAATTCACTTTACAG CATATTCAACAATTGGAATTTggaaagaatgaagaagaaaacaagtGGCCACCTGGCTTAGGCCATTTCTCCAAACAAGCCTTTTTTGTTCAATGCACAGATTTCTACAAAAGTGAATGCAACATGTATTGCTTGGATTGTATGAATGGAGCCCTTTATTCAGCCTGTCTTGCTTGTCACAAAGAACACAAAGCTATTCAG GGAGTGGAACTACAAGGTGCCAGCAAACATTTCATGGCTTTCGGTGGAGGCATGAGATTTTGTGTTGGAACGGACTTCACTAAGGTTCAGATGGCTATGTTTATTCATAGCTTGGTAACCAAGTACAG gTGGCGACCCATCAAAGGAGGAAACATCCTTCGAACTCCGGGTTTACAGTTTCCAAATGGCTTTCACGTCCAGATCATGGAAAAAGATCAAAGGAAACAGCAGGAACCAGAATATACCATTACAACCAAAACTCCGCAAGAGAGACTCATATATGGTAGAAATTTAGGTTTGACATTTTCAAGGAACACAAGGCAATGA